Below is a genomic region from Gammaproteobacteria bacterium.
GCGCCAGGCCGCCCTGCTGCACGACCTGATCGCACAGCCCGGCGGGCTGGACGCGCAGCAACTGAATGACGCCCATGCCAACTGGCGTGCCCCGATGGGCGCGCTGGTCGACAAGGCGCTGGCAGCCAAAGCGGAAAGCCCCTGCCTACAGGGCATCCCCGTCGACCCGGACACGGTTCGCAGTGTCTCCCTCAACCCCGCCCAAGCAGCGGCGGCAAAGGCGGTGATCTCGGCCCCGGACGGATTCGCACCGTTTTTGCTGGAGGGCGTGACGGGCAGCGGCAAGACCGAGGTTTATCTCAGCATTATCGAGGACGTCGTCGCCGCCGGCCGCCAGGCGCTGGTGCTGGTGCCGGAGATCGGCCTCACGCCCCAGCTGCTGACGCGGTTCCAGGCGCGCTTCGAACGGCCGATCGCCGTCCTGCACTCCGGCCTGACCGATCGCGAACGATTGTGTGCCTGGCTGTCGGCACGCAGCGGCGAGGCCCCCATCGTGATCGGCACCCGTTCGGCCGTGTTCACCCCGCTCGCCAACCCAGGCGTCATCCTGGTCGACGAGGAACACGATTTGTCGTTCAAACAGCAGGACGGCCTGCGTTACCACGCCCGCGACCTGGCCGTGATGCGCGCGCGGCGCGAAAACGTGCCGGTCGTGCTGGGCTCTGCGACACCCGCCCTGGAAAGCATCAACAACGCGCGCAAAGGCGGCTATCGGCACATCTCCCTGCCGGAGCGCGCCGGCGTCGCCAGCCACCCGGAAGTCAGCCTGCTCGACGTACGTCGCCGGCCGATGACCGAGGGCATGTCGGACATCCTCATCGAACAGATCCACCGGCACCTGGATGCGGACGGCCAGGTCCTGCTGTTCCTGAACCGCCGCGGCTATGCGCCGGTGCTGCAATGCCACGACTGCGGCTGGGCGGCGGACTGCCCGCGCTGCGACGCCCATATGACCTATCACGCCCGCCGTCGCCAGCTGGTGTGCCATCACTGCGGCGTGCAGATGGGTGCGCCGGATCAGTGTCCCGGCTGCGGCAGCGCCCAGGTCCATCCCCTTGGGCAGGGCACGGAGCGCATCGAAACCGCGCTGCAGACGCTGTTCCCGGAGGTGGAGATCTCGCGCATCGACCGCGACACCACGCGCCGCAAGGGTGCCATCGAGGCCAAACTGGAAGGCGCCCGCAGCGGACAGCACCGGATACTGGTCGGTACTCAGATGCTGGCCAAGGGACACGATTTCCCCGGCGTTACCCTGGTCGGCATCCTGGATATCGATCAGGGGCTGCTGAGTGCCGACTTCCGCGCCACCGAGCGCATGGCTCAGCTCATCACCCAGGTGGCGGGACGCGCCGGGCGCGCCGAGCGTCCCGGCCACGTGCTGATCCAGACCCGACAGCCGGATCATCCGCTGCTGCTGACCCTGATCCACGAAGGCTACCGGGGATTTTGCCGCCAGGCCCTCGAAGAGCGCGAGGCGGCCTGCCTGCCGCCCTTCAGCTACCAGGCCCTGATCCGCGCCGAATCGCCCCAGGCCGACCATCCCCTGGCCTTTCTCGGCGAAGCACGCGAGCTGTTCCAGCAGGCCGGTTCGACGGTTCAGGTGCTCGGTCCGGTGCCGGCCCCGATGGAGCGCCTGGCCGGCCGCTACCGGGCCCAGTTGCTGCTGCAGGCCGAGACGCGGGCCCCGTTGCACCAGCTGCTGTCGCGCCATGTCCAGGCCCTGGCCAGCCTGCCGCACGCGCGCCGGGTGCGCTGGTCGCTGGATGTCGATCCCATGGAGCTGTTTTAAGCCTGCTGTCTACTCATGCGGCACGATAGGGCGTCAAAACCGTGCTCATAGATGCGGGGCCGCGAAGCGGCAAACACTTCAAGTAAACTGCGCTTTTTGGCAGGCACGCTGCGCGGCTGGCGCGAAAATCTTTTCCAGAAAGATTTTTCGCCCGATTTTTCCTTCTCTCGCACTCGCCTGAGCGACAATATCAACCCGTTGATAACCTATGGCTTCTCGCCCCGGCGCCATTTCTTTAGAATGACGGCTCTTTGCCGTCTGCCTGATCGGAATCCAGATTGAAAGCCACCATCCACGCGCTCGTTACCGCCGCTCTCGAACAACTTCATCAGGCGGGTGACCTCGACACCCTGCCCGGCGACCTGATCATCAGCCGCACCCGCGACAGTGCCCACGGCGATTTCGCCTGCAACGTCGCCATGCCCCTGGCCAAGCAGCTCGGCCGCAAGCCGCGCGACATCGCCCAGGCGATCGTCGACCACCTGCCGGCATCGAAGGACATCGACAGGGTCGAGATCGCCGGTCCCGGCTTCATCAATTTCTTCCTCAGCATCGAGTGCCGGCTGGCCGTGGTGAACCGCACCCTCGACGAGGGCGACGCCTATGGCCGCAGCCAACTGGGCGCCGGCAAGCGGGTACAGGTGGAATTCGTGTCCGCCAACCCCACCGGCCCGCTGCACGTGGGCCACGGCCGCGGCGCGGCCTACGGGGCCGCGGTGGCCGACCTGCTCGACGCCGTGGGCTTCGACGTGCACCGCGAGTATTACGTCAACGACGCCGGCCGCCAGATGGACATCCTCGCCACCAGCGTCTGGCTGCGCTACCTGGAGCAGTGCGGCGAACGCTTTCCCTTCCCCAGCAACGGCTACAAGGGCGATTACGTGCGTGACATCGCCGCCGTTCTGCACAAGGAACACGGCGGCGAGTGGGCCTCGCCGGCCGGGGCGGTGCTGGACGGCCTGCCGCCCGACGAACCCCAGGGCGGCGACAAGGAACAGCACATCGACGCCCTCATCGGACGCGCCCGCGAGCTGCTGGGCGACACCCGCTACCGCTACGTGTTCGACCTCGGCCTCAACGCCATCCTCGACGACATCCGCGAGGACCTGCGCGAATTCGGGGTGGAATACGACGAGTGGTATTCGGAACGCTCGCTGACCGAACGCGGCAAGGTCAATCTGGCCATCGAACGGCTGCGGGACGCCGGACACATCTACGAGCAGGACGGCGCGCTGTGGTTCCGCTCCACCGAGTTCGGCGACGAAAAGGACCGCGTGGTACAGCGCGACAACGGGCAGACCACCTATTTCGCCTCTGACATCGCCTACCACATGGACAAGATGGAGCGCAGCTTCACCCGCGTCATCGACGTGTGGGGCGCCGATCATCACGGCTACGTGCCGCGCGTGAAGGCGGCGCTGACCGCGATGGGCGAGGATGCGGCCAAGCTCGACGTGCTGCTGGTGCAGTTCGCCATCCTCTACCGAGGCGGCGAGCGGGTGCAGATGTCGACCCGGTCCGGGTCCTTCGTCACCCTGCGCGAACTGCGCGAGGAGGTGGGCAACGACGCCGCGCGCTTCTTCTACGTCATGCGCCGCTGCGAGCAGCATCTGGACTTCGACCTCGACCTGGCCAAATCCCAGTCCGCGGACAACCCGGTGTATTACATCCAGTACGCCCACGCCCGCATCAGCAGCGTCATGCGCCAGCTGCAGGACAAGGGCATGCATCACGACCGGGCCAACGGCGCGGCCAAACTCGGCCGGCTGGCGGAATCCCATGAGCACAGCCTGATCGACCGCATCGGCCGTTACCCCGAGGTGGTGGAGGCCGCCGCCCTGAACGAGGAGCCGCACCAGGTCTCACAGTACCTGCGCGAGCTGGCCAACGATTTCCACGCCTGGTACAACGCCCACCAGTTCCTGGTGGAGGACCCGGACCTGCGTGACGCCCGCCTCAACCTGTGCCTGGCAGTGCAGCAGGTGATCCGCAACGGTCTCGGTTTGCTGGGCGTCAGCGCCCCCGAAACGATGTAGCCATGGCGCGCGACTTCAAAAACAGCCGAGCCAAACAGAACAAGGCCCTGCCGGGCTGGGCCTGGCTGCTGGCCGGCCTGACGATCGGCCTGTTCGTGGCGCTGCTGGTGTATCTCAACAACACGCCCGCGCGCATGGGCGCGCCCCATCTGACGGTGCACAAGGCGCGTCCCGAACCCGTCAAGAAAGCGGCTGCCGCACCGAAAACCACCACCAAGACGGAAAAGTCCGCCGAGAAACAATCCCCGCCCAAGCCCAAGTTCGATTTCTACACCCTGCTGCCCGAACTCGAGGTGGTGGTGCCCGACGGCAACTATACGGTCCACAACGAAAACCAGTCCGGCGGCAACGCCCAGCCCGACAAACCGGGCGAGTACGTGCTGCAGGTGGGCTCGTTCAAGAGCTACGACCAGGCGGACAGCATGAAGGCGCGCCTGGCCCTGCTCGGCGTGCATGCCTCCATCCAGAAGGTTTCCGTCAACAACGACACCTGGCACCGGGTCCGGATCGGCCCCTACAAGGACCTCGCCCAGCTCAACAAGATCCGCGAACTGCTTGCCTGACCCGGTACCTCGCTCTACAGTAAGCCTCAGGAACTCCGGACAATAATCACAACCGGTCCCAGCGGACCCCCTGATGGGAACTCGCGCATGATTCGACTGTTCAGCACCCCCGGCGACTCCTCGGCCGACAGCATCCGCATCGCGCTCGCGCTCAAGGGCCTGTCTTACGACATCCACCCCTTCGAGGAGCTCGAAAACGCCACCGACGTGGTGTCGTCGCCGGCATTGGAGGAGATGGCACCGTCGATCCTGCTGGACGAAAAGCGCATGCTGACCCAGGCGCTGCCCATCATCGAATACCTCGACGAAAGCTGGCACGAACCCACGCTGCTGCCCGGCATGGCGCGGGAACGCGCCCAGATCCGCAGCCTCGCCTATCTGATCATGAGCGAAACCAACACCCGCGTCGCGCAGCGCACCCTGCAGGCACTGCCCAGCGGCGTCGACACCCAGGCCTGGCAGCAGCACTGGTACGAATCGGGTCTCGCGGTGCTCGAGTCCCTGATGATGAACAACCCCACCGTCGGCCGGTTCTGCTACGGGGACCAGGTCACCCTGGCCGACGTGTGCCTGATTCCGGTCAGCTGGGCGGCCCGCCGCGCCGGCCTTGATCTGTCGGCATTTCCCACCATCCAGCGCATCTGCGGGCACTGCATCCAACTGCCGGAAATCGCCCACATCGCCGCGCAGGCCGACTAGGCCACGGCCTGCGCCGTCCGCCGCGTCCGGAAACAGGCGCTTTCGTAGATCAGCAGACCGCCCAGAATCAGCCCAGCGCCGGCCACCACGCCCGGCCCCACCGGCTCATGGTTGAGCAAATGTCCCAGCAGCAGGGCCAGCACCGGCGTCAGCAGGGTGATCATCGCCACCCGCGTCGCGCTCAGCTCGCGCAGCAGGAAGAAATACAGGCTGAAGCCGAAGGCGGAGCCGAACAGGGCCAGATAGGCGATGGCCCACGGCATCACCGCCGGCATGACCCGCGGCATCCCCTCGCCGCTCGCCAGCCAGGCCAGCAGGTACAGCGGGGCGGCGAACAGCAGACTTCCGCTCGCCAGACTCAGCCCGGACAGCCCGGGATTCAGCCGTTTCACCCATACGCCACCGACCGCATAGAGGGACATGCCTACAAAGGCGGCCGCGATGCCCACCGCGGACTGCTCGCCCAGCCGGCCGCCGGCATAAAACACCAACGCCAGACCGGCGAGACCGCTCAGCATGCCGACGATCCGCAGGGGACTGAAGGCCTGTTCACCGAGCCAGAACGAAGCGAACACCCCTGTCATGATCGGTGACAGCCCGAAGACCAGCGACAGCCAGCCGGAGGGGATGTGCCGTGCGGCCCAATAGGTGAACATCATCGCCGTGAAC
It encodes:
- the argS gene encoding arginine--tRNA ligase; amino-acid sequence: MKATIHALVTAALEQLHQAGDLDTLPGDLIISRTRDSAHGDFACNVAMPLAKQLGRKPRDIAQAIVDHLPASKDIDRVEIAGPGFINFFLSIECRLAVVNRTLDEGDAYGRSQLGAGKRVQVEFVSANPTGPLHVGHGRGAAYGAAVADLLDAVGFDVHREYYVNDAGRQMDILATSVWLRYLEQCGERFPFPSNGYKGDYVRDIAAVLHKEHGGEWASPAGAVLDGLPPDEPQGGDKEQHIDALIGRARELLGDTRYRYVFDLGLNAILDDIREDLREFGVEYDEWYSERSLTERGKVNLAIERLRDAGHIYEQDGALWFRSTEFGDEKDRVVQRDNGQTTYFASDIAYHMDKMERSFTRVIDVWGADHHGYVPRVKAALTAMGEDAAKLDVLLVQFAILYRGGERVQMSTRSGSFVTLRELREEVGNDAARFFYVMRRCEQHLDFDLDLAKSQSADNPVYYIQYAHARISSVMRQLQDKGMHHDRANGAAKLGRLAESHEHSLIDRIGRYPEVVEAAALNEEPHQVSQYLRELANDFHAWYNAHQFLVEDPDLRDARLNLCLAVQQVIRNGLGLLGVSAPETM
- a CDS encoding maleylacetoacetate isomerase; the encoded protein is MIRLFSTPGDSSADSIRIALALKGLSYDIHPFEELENATDVVSSPALEEMAPSILLDEKRMLTQALPIIEYLDESWHEPTLLPGMARERAQIRSLAYLIMSETNTRVAQRTLQALPSGVDTQAWQQHWYESGLAVLESLMMNNPTVGRFCYGDQVTLADVCLIPVSWAARRAGLDLSAFPTIQRICGHCIQLPEIAHIAAQAD
- a CDS encoding primosomal protein N', which codes for MPPDTPLTQPLVQVAVPSPLYGVFDYLPPPGQPLPARGSRVRVPFGRQHLVGVVMALAPRSEMPAHRLKHIEAVLDGEALLGPPLLGLLEWAAGYYQHPLGEVISTALPTLLRQGEAAQVQGITRWRAAVDEVPEEMMRRAPRQAALLHDLIAQPGGLDAQQLNDAHANWRAPMGALVDKALAAKAESPCLQGIPVDPDTVRSVSLNPAQAAAAKAVISAPDGFAPFLLEGVTGSGKTEVYLSIIEDVVAAGRQALVLVPEIGLTPQLLTRFQARFERPIAVLHSGLTDRERLCAWLSARSGEAPIVIGTRSAVFTPLANPGVILVDEEHDLSFKQQDGLRYHARDLAVMRARRENVPVVLGSATPALESINNARKGGYRHISLPERAGVASHPEVSLLDVRRRPMTEGMSDILIEQIHRHLDADGQVLLFLNRRGYAPVLQCHDCGWAADCPRCDAHMTYHARRRQLVCHHCGVQMGAPDQCPGCGSAQVHPLGQGTERIETALQTLFPEVEISRIDRDTTRRKGAIEAKLEGARSGQHRILVGTQMLAKGHDFPGVTLVGILDIDQGLLSADFRATERMAQLITQVAGRAGRAERPGHVLIQTRQPDHPLLLTLIHEGYRGFCRQALEEREAACLPPFSYQALIRAESPQADHPLAFLGEARELFQQAGSTVQVLGPVPAPMERLAGRYRAQLLLQAETRAPLHQLLSRHVQALASLPHARRVRWSLDVDPMELF
- a CDS encoding SPOR domain-containing protein, whose amino-acid sequence is MARDFKNSRAKQNKALPGWAWLLAGLTIGLFVALLVYLNNTPARMGAPHLTVHKARPEPVKKAAAAPKTTTKTEKSAEKQSPPKPKFDFYTLLPELEVVVPDGNYTVHNENQSGGNAQPDKPGEYVLQVGSFKSYDQADSMKARLALLGVHASIQKVSVNNDTWHRVRIGPYKDLAQLNKIRELLA
- a CDS encoding DMT family transporter → MVGLAYALVIMIWATTPLAIQWSNTGDGFVFGVTARMWLGGLSAWLLHRVFVGRLPMTSAARGTYAVAALSLFTAMMFTYWAARHIPSGWLSLVFGLSPIMTGVFASFWLGEQAFSPLRIVGMLSGLAGLALVFYAGGRLGEQSAVGIAAAFVGMSLYAVGGVWVKRLNPGLSGLSLASGSLLFAAPLYLLAWLASGEGMPRVMPAVMPWAIAYLALFGSAFGFSLYFFLLRELSATRVAMITLLTPVLALLLGHLLNHEPVGPGVVAGAGLILGGLLIYESACFRTRRTAQAVA